Proteins co-encoded in one Dreissena polymorpha isolate Duluth1 chromosome 12, UMN_Dpol_1.0, whole genome shotgun sequence genomic window:
- the LOC127852249 gene encoding complement C1q tumor necrosis factor-related protein 4-like, with product MCDTSCNAHRNEETSAFTANYVEGSGKPLIFSRVELNVGNDYNTSTGVFTCRVPGIYYFMVSLEKQRDATHDYVVAIMLIKGTNTLYSHVWVNDAGYHMLGVSGTFHMKRGDTASISSSPASYFRYDGGAFTGFLIRPDYV from the coding sequence atgAAGAAACGTCGGCTTTTACAGCCAACTACGTGGAGGGATCAGGGAAGCCTCTGATATTTTCGAGAGTAGAACTAAACGTTGGCAACGACTACAATACCAGCACTGGCGTATTTACATGCAGAGTTCCAGGAATTTACTACTTTATGGTTAGCTTGGAAAAGCAGAGGGATGCAACACATGATTATGTTGTTGCAATCATGCTTATAAAGGGGACCAATACACTGTACTCACATGTCTGGGTAAATGATGCTGGTTACCACATGCTTGGAGTATCAGGTACTTTCCACATGAAGCGAGGTGATACCGCGAGTATCAGCAGTAGCCCGGCATCATATTTTAGATATGATGGTGGTGCTTTCACAGGTTTTTTAATCAGACCTGATTACGTTTAG